A genomic window from Agreia sp. COWG includes:
- the gap gene encoding type I glyceraldehyde-3-phosphate dehydrogenase — translation MSVKIGINGFGRIGRNYFRAALAKGSDIEIVAVNDLTDNKALAHLLKYDTISGRLDATVELDGDNIIVNGKPILVLEERDPANLPWGELGVDIVIESTGRFTKSEDARKHITAGAKKVIVSAPATGSDVATLVLGVNEGTYDPAIHDIISNASCTTNCLAPLAKVFMDNFGIERGLMTTVHAYTADQNLQDGPHSDLRRARAAAANIIPTSTGAAKALGLVIPELVGKLDGYALRVPVITGSITDLTLETSATVTVEQVNAAYKAAAEGPLKGILKYTEDPIVSSDIQGDPHSSIFDAGLTKVIGNQVKVASWYDNEWGYSSRLVDITEYVADRL, via the coding sequence GTGTCTGTAAAGATCGGTATCAACGGCTTCGGTCGTATCGGGCGTAACTACTTCCGCGCTGCGCTGGCCAAGGGCAGCGACATCGAGATCGTCGCCGTCAATGACCTGACGGACAACAAGGCCCTCGCCCACCTGCTCAAGTACGACACGATCTCCGGTCGCCTCGACGCAACCGTCGAGCTCGATGGCGACAACATCATCGTCAACGGAAAGCCCATCCTCGTCCTCGAAGAGCGCGACCCCGCCAACCTGCCCTGGGGCGAGCTCGGCGTCGACATCGTTATCGAGTCGACCGGTCGCTTCACGAAGTCCGAGGACGCGCGCAAGCACATCACCGCTGGCGCAAAGAAGGTCATCGTCTCGGCTCCCGCCACCGGCTCCGACGTGGCAACCCTGGTTCTGGGCGTCAACGAGGGCACCTACGACCCCGCGATCCACGACATCATCTCCAACGCGTCGTGCACCACGAACTGCCTGGCCCCCCTTGCCAAGGTCTTCATGGACAACTTCGGCATCGAACGTGGTCTCATGACCACGGTTCACGCCTACACGGCAGATCAGAACCTGCAGGACGGCCCGCACAGCGACCTCCGGCGCGCTCGCGCCGCGGCCGCGAACATCATCCCGACCTCCACCGGTGCCGCGAAGGCCCTCGGTCTCGTCATTCCGGAGCTCGTCGGCAAGCTCGACGGCTACGCCCTCCGGGTTCCGGTCATCACTGGATCGATCACCGATCTCACGCTGGAGACCAGCGCGACGGTCACCGTCGAGCAGGTCAACGCCGCCTACAAAGCCGCGGCCGAGGGTCCCCTGAAGGGCATCCTCAAGTACACCGAAGACCCGATCGTCTCGAGCGACATCCAGGGCGACCCGCACTCCTCCATCTTCGACGCCGGTCTGACCAAGGTCATCGGCAACCAGGTCAAGGTCGCCTCGTGGTACGACAACGAGTGGGGCTACTCCAGCCGCCTCGTCGACATCACCGAGTACGTCGCAGACCGCCTGTAG
- a CDS encoding superoxide dismutase, with translation MADYTLPELTYDYSALEPSISATIMELHHSKHHQAYVTGANTALAQLAEARDSENLGAVNKLEKDLAFNLGGHVNHSIFWTNLSPNGGDKPVGELAAAIDDFFGSFEKFQAHFTATALGVQGSGWSVLAWDSIGQRLIIQQFFDQQSNFAAGTVPLLMLDVWEHAYYIDYKNVRADYVKAFWNIANWENVATRFETAREKTSGLLLLS, from the coding sequence ATGGCTGACTACACCCTTCCAGAGCTCACGTACGACTACTCGGCCCTCGAGCCCAGCATCAGCGCCACCATCATGGAGCTGCACCACTCCAAGCACCACCAGGCATACGTCACCGGCGCGAACACCGCCCTCGCCCAGCTCGCCGAGGCGCGCGATTCCGAGAACCTCGGCGCCGTGAACAAGCTCGAGAAAGACCTCGCGTTCAACCTCGGCGGCCACGTCAACCACTCCATCTTCTGGACGAACCTCTCACCGAACGGCGGAGACAAGCCCGTCGGGGAACTGGCCGCCGCCATCGACGACTTCTTCGGATCGTTCGAGAAGTTCCAGGCTCACTTCACCGCGACCGCGCTTGGCGTTCAGGGCTCGGGCTGGTCTGTTCTCGCCTGGGACAGCATCGGTCAGCGCCTCATCATCCAGCAGTTCTTCGACCAGCAGTCCAACTTCGCCGCGGGCACGGTTCCGCTGCTGATGCTCGACGTCTGGGAGCACGCCTACTACATCGACTACAAGAACGTTCGCGCCGACTACGTCAAGGCATTCTGGAATATCGCGAACTGGGAGAACGTCGCCACGCGCTTCGAGACCGCCCGCGAAAAGACCTCGGGCCTCCTGCTACTGTCGTAG